One genomic region from Eublepharis macularius isolate TG4126 chromosome 18, MPM_Emac_v1.0, whole genome shotgun sequence encodes:
- the CTXND1 gene encoding cortexin domain-containing 1 protein, translated as MEGPTPEPVFVDVDKGLTLACFVFLCLFLIVMIIRCAKVIMDPYSAIPTSTWEEQHLDD; from the coding sequence ATGGAAGGACCAACCCCAGAGCCAGTCTTTGTCGACGTGGATAAAGGGCTGACACTGGCATGCTTCGTCTTCCTTTGCCTTTTCTTGATTGTCATGATAATCCGCTGTGCCAAAGTCATCATGGACCCTTACAGCGCCATCCCGACATCCACTTGGGAGGAGCAACACCTGGATGACTGA